A genomic region of Bactrocera dorsalis isolate Fly_Bdor chromosome 3, ASM2337382v1, whole genome shotgun sequence contains the following coding sequences:
- the LOC105229680 gene encoding protein immune deficiency: protein MPKLKKFLPGIFSNGKDSQKITNKSETEDLNLGSKSVPGRLETDALPVDEPEELPISINNTPTPSTELTESVVRELSAPNYNSVEAANNTSAFESENGLNSQTGAVALQSNSNALTPTSPGAMAPATMNTMNVHNAQQQMVMQFSNIKQLHFGSVYNFNSNISGIATNNTRKSGKTDEPISPSGSNGVDNTKRQLPRKTTSIVAMMQSREEPNHRILETISTHLGEGWKHVMRELGLSEGQIEQAVIDHQMHGGIKEVIYQLLLQWIRDAEDNVATLGHITSLLWELNHRDCVQRMKLVYKSEVDRRKPPS from the exons atgccTAAGCTAAAAAAATTTCTACCTGGCATTTTCAGTAATGGCAAAGATTCCCAAAAAATTACCAATAAAAGTGAGACCGAAGACCTTAACCTTGGAAGTAAAAGTGTTCCAGGAAGGCTTGAAACCGATGCTCTGCCTGTTGATGAACCAGAAGAATTACCAATTAGCATTAACAACACTCCAACACCTTCAACAGAACTAACAGAATCAGTGGTTCGGGAACTCTCCGCACCAAACTACAATTCGGTTGAGGCAGCAAATAATACAAGTGCATTCGAAAGTGAAAATGGATTGAACTCCCAGACCGGAGCAGTTGCCTTGCAGTCAAACAGCAATGCTTTGACGCCAACATCACCCGGTGCCATGGCACCAGCTACTATGAACACAATGAATGTACATAATGCTCAACAACAAATGGTAATGCAATTCTCCAACATAAAACAGCTGCATTTTGGTTCAGTCTATAATTTTAACAGCAACATAAGTGGTATAGCTACCAACAACACACGTAAAAGTGGTAAAACTGACGAACCCATTTCGCCTAGTGGTTCTAATGGTGTAGACAACACAAAAAGACAACTACCACGTAAAACTACTTCAATTGTGGCTATGATGCAGTCACGTGAGGAGCCAAATCACCGTATATTGGAAACTATATCTACACACCTGGGCGAAGGTTGGAAACATGTGATGCGAGAGCTGGGCCTCTCGGAAGGACAAATCGAGCAAGCTGTAATCGATCATCAAATGCATGGTGGAATCAAAGAg GTGATTTATCAGCTACTACTGCAATGGATCCGTGATGCTGAGGATAATGTAGCAACGCTTGGACATATAACTTCGTTGCTGTGGGAGTTAAACCATCGTGATTGTGTGCAGCGTATGAAATTGGTTTACAAATCCGAAGTGGACAGAAGAAAACCTCCTTCATAA
- the LOC105229681 gene encoding glutathione S-transferase 1, producing the protein MGKLVLYGVEPSPPVRAVKMTLAALGLQYEYKLVKLLEGEHKTAEFMRKNPQHTVPLLEDDGQYLWDSHAIMAYLVRRYAKDDTLYPKDFIKRAIVDQRLHFETGVLFQGCLRNIALPLFYGNDIEVPRAKIDAIYEAYDFLEVFLADQPYLCGQTITLADFSNISTVTSFAGLAPIDAAKYPKLKAWVARMSQIPNYNQSNGYGAQMLVDMFKEKIQRIV; encoded by the coding sequence ATGGGGAAACTAGTGTTGTATGGCGTGGAGCCAAGTCCACCAGTACGCGCTGTGAAAATGACCCTGGCAGCGCTGGGTCTACAATACGAATACAAATTAGTCAAACTACTTGAGGGCGAGCACAAAACTGCAGAATTTATGCGGAAGAATCCGCAGCATACTGTGCCTTTGCTGGAGGATGATGGTCAATACCTTTGGGACTCGCATGCAATTATGGCATATCTGGTACGTCGCTACGCTAAAGACGATACACTTTATCCCAAGGATTTCATCAAGCGCGCCATTGTCGATCAGCGACTACATTTTGAAACGGGTGTATTGTTCCAAGGCTGCTTACGCAACATAGCTTTGCCGCTCTTCTATGGCAACGATATCGAAGTGCCACGCGCTAAAATTGATGCAATTTATGAAGCATACGACTTTTTGGAAGTCTTTCTCGCTGACCAACCCTACCTGTGCGGACAGACCATCACTCTAGCCGACTTTAGTAACATCTCAACCGTTACCAGTTTCGCTGGTTTGGCGCCCATCGATGCGGCTAAGTACCCGAAATTGAAAGCTTGGGTCGCTCGCATGAGCCAAATACCAAACTATAATCAATCGAATGGTTATGGCGCACAAATGCTTGTCGATATGTTTAAGGAGAAAATCCAAAGGATTGTCTAA